The Fulvia fulva chromosome 1, complete sequence region GCTATGTCGCGAAGCGGGTGTAAAGCACGAGCTTCATGTGGGATGGGGTCAGCTACATGTTTGGGCTTTGGGCTTGAAGTGGATTGAGCCCTCGCTACGACGGAAGACAGAGGAGAGGATTGTAGATTGGATGATTGACTGCATTCATCGCAGTAGCATGAAACCGAGCTAGTTGTGCGTCATACTCCAGCCTCCATCGACTGGCATCGCCATTCCTGTCATACCATTCCCGCCCTCGCCTACAAGGAATACAGCGGCATTTGCCACTTCTGTAGGAGTGATCAGCCGCCCAGCGGATAGCTTCATATGCTGCTCAAGCACTGGCGCTGTGTCAACTTCGCCTTCCACTAGCCCAGGGCATACAGCGTTGATGCGAATGCCAGACGTGACAAAGTCTTTGGCCATACTTTTGGTCATGCCAGTCCGTCCATAAGATGAAGCAGCAAGCATGGTATGTCCGGGATGAGTGCCAAAGTTGCCATATGGGATGATGTTGACGATGCTTCGTGTAGATTTGCTGTTGGTTTGCGTTGTGAGTTGGCGAAGCTGGGCTCTGCATGCTAGCCATAGCTAAATGGTCACAGTTTGGTCAGTCGGCTGTTGAGTTAGCTGATTCCGGACAGTGCATACTTCTCTCGACGTGTCGTACAAGCCAGCTTTGAATTCTGCCGGGTCAAGGTCGAGTGTCGGCTTGGGTGTGGCGAACTTTGAAGTCACAGGCGAGCAGTTGATGCAGTAATCAATCTCTCCAAAGTGTCCAGCTGCTTCTTGTACCACTCTATCCCAGCCATCGTCATCTCCGGGATTGTGTCGAACCACACGAAGCTGAACAGTGTCGGAAGACAAGGGCGCCACAAGCTTCTGCATATTGCTCGAAGCGTCGGCGACGACGATTCGTGTACAAGCGCCCTTGATGAGTGCGTGCAGTATAGCTAGGCCTGTATCTGTGAGAGATTCTATGAGTCCTCTGCTCTTAATACGCAACTAACCACTTACCATTCGCGGCGTTTGTCACAAGCGCAACTCCGGAAGTCTGAGTTGTCATCATGCACGGCTTGTATCTTGATAGAACGTTCTGCTGTGCAGGATCTTGATTCAGGTTCGGCAGACTGTTAGACGTATTGTGTCGACGACGACGCCAGTTGACCATTCGAGATGCTTTGCCTTGATATCGTCTCGATACCCCCTCACGTACAGGTAACGTTGGTTTCGGCCCGAACGACTTCAACGGAAGCTCTCCCTCAGCTTCGAAGCTAGCCACTTGATTGAGTGTCCATTGGATAGTCCAAGTTTGTAGGCCGATGTAGTTGCATGGTGAAAGCCTTCAGACTGTGACAATTGACACCTAGTACCCAGACCACAGAACACAACATTCAACCACAATGCTCAGCCCCCTAACAGGCTCAGCCGCCATAACCGGCGCAGCAAAAGGTGAAGTCCTCAGGGCCCCAAGAAGTCCAGTAATGTCTGACAATCTCAACAGGTATCGGTCGAGGAGCCGCACTCGCGTTCGTGCAAACAGGATGCCAGAAACTGCTGCTCGGCAACGTCGACACAGCCGGGCTCGAAGCAACCAAGGATCTTCTTCTCAAGGCAGCAGTACCAGGCATGGAACTGGATGTGGATACGACGTATGTGGACATATCAGATGAGACATCCGTTGAAGCCTTCGTCCAACGATGCGTCGCTCGTTTCGGCCGCTTGGACTACGCTCTCAACATCGCTGGGATCTGTCCAGCACGAACTCCAGTCGTGGACCTGGACGTTGCAACGTATGATAGAGTTGTCGATGTTAACCTCTATGGCGTAAGTCAAGCACTTACCAGAGACCGCTTGGGGCATACATGCACACTCTGATATAACCTCCACTGACCCCACCACGTACACAGACATTCCCCTGCCACCGTGCCCAAATCCGCCAAATGCTACAACAAGCACCTAACAGCACAGGCACCCGAGGCAGCATAGTCTCCACATCCTCCATGGCCGGTCTGAACGCCTCGCCTGGCGCATCCCCCTACTGCAGCACCAAATTCGGCATTATCGGGCTAGTCAAGACCGACGCCATAGATTGCGGTCCTCAAGGTATTCGGGTGAACGCTGTATGTCCGGGCTTCACGGACACGCCAGCGCTACATGCCATTTCGACGGCGGACCAGAGGGTGGCGTTGAGTAAAATGATCCCGTTGCAGAGGTTGGGCGAGGCGGAGGATGTGGGGCGGACGTTTGCGTTTTTGTGCTCGGAGGAGGCGGGGTATGTGAGTGGTGCGTCGTATCTGTGTGATGGAGGTGCGATGGTGTTTCGACGGGGGTAGTGAAGGTTTGATTCAGTGAGCAAGATCCGAGTCGGGAGGGTTCAGATGACAGGGAGTACGGGACGCAGCTAGTGAGTCGAGAAGGAGACCAAGCCTTTGCATTGCGTTTGTCATTGCCTCAGCATGAAAGACACGATTTGACATGTGCCGATCGTGCGTGTAGCCTGCGTTGCGCGCCTGCTTCCTGTAAGCGGTCCTGGCAGCGACATGAATGCGGGCAGCGTAATTGCCCAGATGCGGCTTTTAGCGGACACTACGTTTGGGACACGGCATAGCTAGACAAGAGCTGGCCTCAGAGTGGACAGGAAGGCTGAACGCAGTCAGTATGGGTGTCTCATTGGACGAATTTGCTGAATCTTACAGTGCACCCAAACCACGCACCATCAACCCAACGCCTCGTGCGTCTCCGCGTTCTAGTCAAGGCTTGCGCGCGGAAAGAGCCTGGCGAGAAGGTCCAGCAAGCTCGCATGCCTACTCCACAGCAATCGCAGAGAGCCTTGTCGTCGCCCTCTCGCGCTCCATCATGGCGCATACCGCACACGTAGCCTCATCGACTTTGTACTTTCTCCTTGTCAACTCCAATCCGCCACCCAAATCATCTTCTCGACAGTCCTGGCACGCCACTAAACCTCTCCTCCCGCTCCGTCTTGAAGTTCACCTGACACCAAAACTGCCTACTATCACCATCCCACCACGTCCAAAACTTCTCCTCCCTGCGATCCACCTCCCTCGCCTGGATCTTAAACCCACACGTCTCGTACGGCTCGGCCGCCACCAGCAGGTATTGGAACGCCTTGTCCGGTGGATCCTCCACTTTCTGCTCGTACGCGGACATGAAGCGCACTTTGGGCTCGACACCTTGTGCGATCTCGGGGTACTGGAGCGAGAAGAGGAGTCCTTCTTGCCGTGTGATGGGATCGCGGGTTTTGGTGATGGAATAGCCCGGCCGTCCAATCTTCACGACGTTCCTCTTGACCACCACGGCGTTCGCACCGGTGTATCCGCCATCCTCCTTCCCCTTCGCTAGCTGCGCATCTTTCGCAGCGCGCCGCGCCAAGTTTGTCTGATGTTTCCGTCCCTGGGTGTGCGCGAGATAGGAGCCGTCGTTCTGGTGGACGGTTAAGCAGAGCCTGCATTCAAAGGAGCCGACGTGGTTCTTGAAGAAGTAGGGGTCTTTATCGAGGTCGATGGTTTCGAGCGCGAGTTTGCGGAGGCGTTCGCGGCGGTCTGCGTTGGTTGCGGATTGGGAGGCgacgccgccgccgccgaaTTTGGAGCCCGCGCGGTTTTGGTAGTCCATGTTTGTGGTGGTGGATGGTGGGGGTGGTGAGGTGTTGTGGTGGAAGTTTGAGAGGTGGAAAGCTGAAATGTTGGTGATGGAATTGAAGGTGTGGCGCAGTCAACGCCACAAGTGAGCTTCACATGACTCGTGTAGATATTTCAGGAGCAGAACATCATCTCCACCATTAGCTCTGTGCCCTGATCATTGACAGCTATTCTGCATATGCCCACTATCTGCACATCTTGCCATGCACACCCAACTCCTCGCTAAAGTCATCAACATCAGCACAATCAATCATCGACAATATCATCATCTGCCAGTACCAGTCTCTCAACCCTCAACTCAACCGGTATCTGTGGTGCCTCGAACGTCACCTGCTTCTTACCCGACAGCCGCTGCTTCTTCACTCCAGGCTCTGCGTCAGGTCGATCTGTGGACCACTGTTCTTTGTCGTTCATGTTGTCGTCTGCATCATCGTTCTCCGCCTGCAGATCTTCTGTCGCTGCTATGCCAGTCACTCTTGTGATATCACGTATTTGATCCACCAGAATTTGTTCGTCTCGGGATGCACTCCTTGCGCTTAGGATGTGTAGCATGTACGGTAGCTGGTCGAGGAGCATCTGGTTCTTGAGCTCGGTGCTGACTTGCGGTGTTCCCTCAGTGTTGTTTTCATCAGGATTGAATGAGGTCGCCCGGGATGAAGTGTTCTGCTGCCAGCTTTCTACACCGGATGCTGTCGTCGACTTGACTTTACCACATCGACCAGTACTCGATGTGCCACCTGACACTAGCTTGCTGATCAACAACTCCAGATTATCGCCGACTTCTTCCTTCTTGCGCCACAACTTCAGAGACGTAGGGTAGAACATGCTGTGAGCGACACTTCGATTGCCAGATGCTCCAGCACTACGATGGACTGGACTGGGTAAGCTGAACAAGATGCCCCGGACTGCGGCCTGGAACGACATTTCGTCCTGCCGTAATGTGTCAGTTGCAGAGCCAGAGTACGCTCTTGTACCAAATGAGAAACGATCGATCGATAGCAGATCCGAGTCCGACAGGTTGTCCATACATGCAGCGAGGCTCTCCATGGTGTCGTCGGCACTCGAAGTCGAGCATGACAAAGCATAGTTCTCGTGAAGCGCTGCCAGGAAGGTGGATGTGTCCGTGCCTAGCTCGTCCATCAGAATGTCAGGATCGTTCTCAGGAATCTTGCTACGTCTATGCTGAGGCAGCCATGCTGGCGGCTGCGGCAAGCCAGCGGAGGTTGACACATCAATGCGTTTGTTGTACACGACTTTGCCAACCGCGTGAAAGATGTCCAGACTGCTCTCGCGATTTGTCACGAGCTTCAGCACTTCTTGCTCAGCTTTCGTAAGAGGTTGCACCGTCGTTGACTGCTTCGCCTTCGTGAAAGTCACCTTGCTCGACCACAAGTCTTCTTCATCGCCACGCACGCACAAGAACTCGAGCGATGATACTGCGCTCCTGATGTCTCCACTTTCTGCGATGCGCTTCAAGACTTGTGATCCCGGCGTTCGCCTCCGTCCGGACTTCCTGGCTTCTTTGACCACAATCGCCTCAAGCGCTTTGATCAGGAAAGTAGGTGCCACAGGATTGAACTCGATGACGTTGACGTAGGGATTCGTTATGAGTTCTGGTCCAAGTAGGCGATGAGCAGTGAAGCTGTCCGCTGCAGCTGTGTTGGTGGAAAGCAACGTTTCAGAGATGACCATAATCAGGGGCGTGGGACTCGAGTGTGGAGGTGCAGACGAGCTCAGATACTGCGCAACCGTTGAGCGGAATGATTGTAACGTGGCGGACTGCTTGGAGAAGGTATTAGGGAACTCTTCTACGAGTAGTGCCTGCAATCTGTCGGATGATTCCGCCGTTGTGGAAGCCTTGTAGTCAGGCTGAGTGAGCCCTGATCCGTCACCAGACGAAAGCATCAATCCGGCAGACTTGCCAATACGGCCAACAAACTCTTCAAACTGTGCTGCTGACGATAATGCCCCTTCCGGACTATAATCAGCACCACTTGGATCTTTCCATTCATACGTGCTGATGCTCATATCTTTGGCCAGTAGCTGTACAGTTG contains the following coding sequences:
- a CDS encoding 3-oxoacyl-[acyl-carrier-protein] reductase, producing the protein MLSPLTGSAAITGAAKGIGRGAALAFVQTGCQKLLLGNVDTAGLEATKDLLLKAAVPGMELDVDTTYVDISDETSVEAFVQRCVARFGRLDYALNIAGICPARTPVVDLDVATYDRVVDVNLYGTFPCHRAQIRQMLQQAPNSTGTRGSIVSTSSMAGLNASPGASPYCSTKFGIIGLVKTDAIDCGPQGIRVNAVCPGFTDTPALHAISTADQRVALSKMIPLQRLGEAEDVGRTFAFLCSEEAGYVSGASYLCDGGAMVFRRG
- a CDS encoding Cell cycle checkpoint protein RAD17, coding for MGPRASRRRVVTSDDEDDDPKEIKAESPKPAKPAAGKLKAIKNGKAASTSKSVKATSPKSSPKKRTSKPKQETKEPPKPAANPIYSFFNNATQRQQRPQPSVSPDKFSTHREELDTIQDDLVEDDDHPNGTGTALSKGPSTALALRKRKFGRTQSFESESSLPSTASQKFRKASGGDRVPTLTVKNQDNRPWTEQFAPIDLSELAVHKRKVDDVRKWLDMALRGRRNKVLVLKGPAGSGKTTTVQLLAKDMSISTYEWKDPSGADYSPEGALSSAAQFEEFVGRIGKSAGLMLSSGDGSGLTQPDYKASTTAESSDRLQALLVEEFPNTFSKQSATLQSFRSTVAQYLSSSAPPHSSPTPLIMVISETLLSTNTAAADSFTAHRLLGPELITNPYVNVIEFNPVAPTFLIKALEAIVVKEARKSGRRRTPGSQVLKRIAESGDIRSAVSSLEFLCVRGDEEDLWSSKVTFTKAKQSTTVQPLTKAEQEVLKLVTNRESSLDIFHAVGKVVYNKRIDVSTSAGLPQPPAWLPQHRRSKIPENDPDILMDELGTDTSTFLAALHENYALSCSTSSADDTMESLAACMDNLSDSDLLSIDRFSFGTRAYSGSATDTLRQDEMSFQAAVRGILFSLPSPVHRSAGASGNRSVAHSMFYPTSLKLWRKKEEVGDNLELLISKLVSGGTSSTGRCGKVKSTTASGVESWQQNTSSRATSFNPDENNTEGTPQVSTELKNQMLLDQLPYMLHILSARSASRDEQILVDQIRDITRVTGIAATEDLQAENDDADDNMNDKEQWSTDRPDAEPGVKKQRLSGKKQVTFEAPQIPVELRVERLVLADDDIVDD
- a CDS encoding 2-(R)-hydroxypropyl-CoM dehydrogenase, coding for MVNWRRRRHNTSNSLPNLNQDPAQQNVLSRYKPCMMTTQTSGVALVTNAANDTGLAILHALIKGACTRIVVADASSNMQKLVAPLSSDTVQLRVVRHNPGDDDGWDRVVQEAAGHFGEIDYCINCSPVTSKFATPKPTLDLDPAEFKAGLYDTSRELWLACRAQLRQLTTQTNSKSTRSIVNIIPYGNFGTHPGHTMLAASSYGRTGMTKSMAKDFVTSGIRINAVCPGLVEGEVDTAPVLEQHMKLSAGRLITPTEVANAAVFLVGEGGNGMTGMAMPVDGGWSMTHN
- a CDS encoding Splicing factor 3A subunit 2; protein product: MDYQNRAGSKFGGGGVASQSATNADRRERLRKLALETIDLDKDPYFFKNHVGSFECRLCLTVHQNDGSYLAHTQGRKHQTNLARRAAKDAQLAKGKEDGGYTGANAVVVKRNVVKIGRPGYSITKTRDPITRQEGLLFSLQYPEIAQGVEPKVRFMSAYEQKVEDPPDKAFQYLLVAAEPYETCGFKIQAREVDRREEKFWTWWDGDSRQFWCQVNFKTEREERFSGVPGLSRR